The Methanobrevibacter boviskoreani JH1 DNA window ATAGCCGATGCCGAATATTTGGTGCTTCCAGGTGTAGGCTCCTTTGGTTCAGCGATGGGAAATATCGAACCTTTCAGGGATGTAATTCACGAACATATTAATGATGGAAAACCATTTTTAGGTATCTGTCTAGGTCTTCAGGTACTTCTTTCAACCAGTGATGAGACACCTGATGTTAAGGGTTTAGGTGTGTTTCCAGGTCATGTGAAGATATTGCCTCCAGGTCGTAAAATACCTCACATGGGATGGAACAAATTGAATCTTGTTAAACCATGTCCAATACTTGAGGGCATGGATGGTAAATATTT harbors:
- the hisH gene encoding imidazole glycerol phosphate synthase subunit HisH, producing MITIIDYKSGNLRSISNGFKKIGVDVEITDDPEKIADAEYLVLPGVGSFGSAMGNIEPFRDVIHEHINDGKPFLGICLGLQVLLSTSDETPDVKGLGVFPGHVKILPPGRKIPHMGWNKLNLVKPCPILEGMDGKYFYFVHSYYVEPDDRDVIVGTCDYGFDLTAALWRDNVYATQFHPEKSGVHGLKILKNFVNLKD